A stretch of Dehalogenimonas sp. THU2 DNA encodes these proteins:
- a CDS encoding adenosylcobalamin-dependent ribonucleoside-diphosphate reductase, with translation MVIDIIKETRPALTPNALRVLEKRYLRRNRRGELIETPEEMFRRVAQAVASAELIYDPLADTDIMAGEFYRLMTSLEFLPNSPTLLNAGTAVGQLSSCFVLPVPDSIEETFDAVKYTALIHKSGGGIGFDVSRVRPRGAAVGEHLDAAGGPVALVHVIAGAADYIRQGGIRRGCNSVVMSVTHPDILHFIKAKSDPNVLTNFYNSVSVTDDFMTRVRNGEDYFLIDPNTGEETGRLNARSVFARIIDQAWRTGDPGLVFTDRVNRDNPTPALGRMETVTGCGEQALLPYESCNLGSINLVRMLRRDSGTLSIDYDRLARVVKTAVRFLDNVIDINKFPVPAVEAATRRTRKIGLGVMGFADMLIRLGIPYNSTRAITVAEEVMEFINDKAHEASRELALTRGVFPAWSGSVYEQRGLLMRNACCTTIAPTGTLSIIAGVSSGIEPIFATVFIRNILDGENLLEVNPYFEEVARERGFFTPELIEQLVTSNHLQDRKDVPEDVRKVFVTAHRVSPQWHVRIQAAFQRHTDNAVSKTVNFPHQASRSDIASVFMMAWDWGLKGMTVYRDRSRQSQPLCTSETGLDLVKALFQSP, from the coding sequence ATGGTCATCGATATAATCAAAGAAACCAGGCCGGCGCTCACTCCCAACGCCCTCAGGGTGCTGGAGAAGCGCTACCTCCGTCGCAACCGCCGGGGCGAGCTTATAGAGACGCCGGAAGAGATGTTCCGCCGCGTCGCTCAGGCCGTAGCCTCAGCCGAACTCATCTATGATCCTCTGGCCGATACCGACATCATGGCCGGCGAGTTCTACCGGCTGATGACCTCGCTTGAATTCCTGCCCAACTCACCCACCCTCCTTAACGCCGGCACCGCAGTGGGGCAATTATCATCCTGTTTCGTCCTGCCGGTGCCCGATTCCATCGAAGAGACCTTCGACGCGGTGAAGTACACCGCTCTGATCCACAAGAGTGGCGGCGGCATCGGCTTCGATGTCTCCAGGGTCCGGCCCAGGGGGGCAGCGGTAGGCGAACACCTGGATGCCGCCGGCGGCCCGGTGGCTCTTGTCCACGTCATCGCCGGCGCGGCCGATTACATCCGCCAGGGCGGCATACGGCGCGGCTGCAACTCGGTGGTCATGAGCGTCACTCACCCGGATATCCTTCATTTCATTAAAGCCAAGTCCGATCCCAACGTCCTGACCAATTTCTACAACTCCGTCTCGGTCACTGATGACTTCATGACCCGGGTCAGGAATGGAGAGGATTACTTCCTTATCGATCCCAACACCGGGGAGGAAACCGGACGCCTTAACGCCCGGTCGGTATTTGCCCGCATCATCGACCAAGCCTGGCGCACCGGTGATCCGGGGCTGGTCTTCACCGACCGGGTCAACCGCGACAATCCCACCCCCGCCCTCGGCCGGATGGAGACGGTCACCGGCTGCGGCGAGCAGGCACTCCTGCCCTACGAGTCCTGCAACCTCGGCTCCATCAACCTGGTCCGCATGCTCCGACGGGACAGCGGGACGCTCTCTATTGACTACGACCGGCTGGCGCGGGTGGTCAAAACCGCCGTCAGGTTCCTCGACAACGTCATCGACATCAATAAGTTCCCGGTGCCGGCCGTCGAGGCGGCCACCAGGCGCACCAGGAAAATCGGCCTCGGGGTCATGGGCTTTGCCGACATGCTCATCCGCCTGGGCATCCCCTACAACTCCACCCGGGCTATCACCGTGGCCGAGGAAGTCATGGAGTTTATCAACGATAAAGCCCATGAAGCCTCCCGCGAACTGGCTCTGACTCGAGGCGTCTTTCCCGCCTGGAGTGGCAGCGTCTATGAGCAGCGCGGCCTTCTCATGCGCAACGCCTGCTGCACCACCATCGCCCCCACCGGCACGCTCTCTATCATCGCCGGGGTGTCCTCAGGCATCGAACCGATTTTCGCCACCGTGTTTATCAGGAACATCCTCGATGGCGAGAACCTGCTTGAGGTCAATCCCTACTTCGAGGAAGTCGCCAGAGAGAGGGGCTTCTTCACCCCGGAGCTCATCGAGCAGCTGGTCACCTCCAACCACCTCCAGGATAGAAAAGATGTCCCTGAGGATGTCCGGAAGGTCTTCGTCACCGCCCACCGGGTATCGCCGCAGTGGCACGTGCGCATCCAGGCCGCATTCCAGAGACATACCGACAATGCCGTTAGTAAGACGGTCAACTTCCCGCATCAGGCCTCCCGGAGCGATATCGCTAGCGTCTTCATGATGGCGTGGGATTGGGGCTTGAAAGGCATGACTGTCTATAGGGACCGGAGCCGCCAGTCACAGCCGCTGTGTACAAGCGAGACAGGATTGGACCTGGTCAAAGCATTATTTCAAAGCCCGTAA
- a CDS encoding reductive dehalogenase: MKSLGLVGAGIASSTAITPKVFDLDELAASGEIRKYPWFVKEIGFKNPTVEVDWKLLKSYDSNNVYKFTTEETEQMVQNQLNTMKKGVANNTPGMTLRDFAVLEGLRTTMLSVPLTRDEPSFNYTTTAPSKPAGYTRKDLGWPKWELNPEENLRTLASAIHLFGGRDISAIEVDEDVKKIFFSNASNKAIRFEDIDAPIETASSISIPNKCKWMVVFTIPQSRLSGFSHVTTGKYGVYGGYSDAAVMMTRIQGFIRAMGWLAVNKGGGTGSQIASNTGFGVVAGNGELGRCDYVLSPKYGALIRLTEFFLTDMPLSPTPPIDAGMWRFCQTCKKCGSMCPSSAISLENEPTWEPSGPWNGTGRKCYPINYKLCLPWRGMPGHGAEAGTGGCSQCQVACVFTKLNDSSIHDVIKGTVATTGIFDSFFRTMDDAFGYGKGFTSPINEIFFSPEQWWNRDLDKFPFKGRVVGDGWE, encoded by the coding sequence ATGAAAAGTCTGGGTCTGGTCGGCGCCGGGATTGCATCGTCAACCGCTATTACCCCGAAAGTATTTGATCTGGATGAACTAGCTGCGTCTGGGGAAATAAGAAAATACCCCTGGTTTGTCAAAGAAATCGGGTTTAAAAACCCTACGGTCGAAGTCGACTGGAAACTCCTTAAATCGTATGACAGTAACAACGTCTATAAATTTACCACCGAAGAAACTGAACAGATGGTTCAGAACCAATTGAATACCATGAAAAAAGGGGTAGCGAATAATACACCGGGAATGACTTTGCGCGATTTCGCGGTTCTCGAAGGGTTGAGGACAACGATGCTCTCGGTCCCGTTAACTCGTGATGAACCGAGCTTCAATTATACAACCACGGCGCCCTCAAAACCTGCCGGATACACGAGAAAAGATTTGGGCTGGCCCAAGTGGGAGCTTAACCCGGAAGAAAATCTTCGAACATTAGCGTCCGCAATCCATTTATTCGGTGGCCGTGATATCAGCGCGATAGAAGTTGATGAGGATGTAAAAAAGATATTCTTTTCAAACGCTTCCAATAAAGCTATTCGTTTCGAAGATATCGATGCTCCGATAGAGACGGCGTCATCCATATCCATTCCCAATAAATGCAAATGGATGGTGGTGTTTACGATTCCCCAATCAAGACTTTCAGGATTTTCTCATGTGACAACGGGTAAATATGGCGTCTATGGCGGATATTCGGATGCGGCGGTAATGATGACCCGTATTCAGGGATTCATCAGGGCAATGGGTTGGCTCGCAGTCAATAAAGGAGGAGGGACAGGCAGCCAAATAGCTTCAAACACCGGTTTCGGTGTTGTCGCTGGAAATGGCGAACTCGGCCGATGTGACTATGTCCTGTCGCCGAAATACGGGGCACTTATCCGTCTCACTGAGTTTTTCCTTACCGATATGCCGTTGAGTCCCACGCCTCCCATTGATGCCGGGATGTGGCGATTCTGTCAGACGTGTAAGAAATGCGGCTCCATGTGCCCTTCTTCCGCGATCAGTCTCGAAAATGAACCGACATGGGAACCATCAGGACCATGGAACGGAACTGGCAGGAAATGCTATCCAATCAACTATAAACTGTGTTTGCCGTGGCGGGGTATGCCAGGACACGGCGCTGAGGCAGGAACCGGTGGCTGCAGTCAATGTCAAGTTGCCTGCGTCTTTACCAAACTGAACGACTCATCGATCCATGATGTCATCAAAGGCACCGTAGCCACGACTGGGATTTTTGATAGCTTTTTCCGCACCATGGACGATGCATTTGGTTACGGGAAAGGCTTCACCTCGCCGATTAATGAAATCTTCTTCAGCCCGGAACAGTGGTGGAACCGTGACCTGGATAAATTCCCCTTCAAGGGACGGGTCGTAGGCGACGGGTGGGAATAA
- a CDS encoding DUF2795 domain-containing protein, whose amino-acid sequence MTITLDRTQAKETATPPGFHRCLDMSVAELGTCLDGISYPATKHDLLSQARRNGAKPDVLTFLHLLPESKYHQFYDIAFMAWSFLLV is encoded by the coding sequence ATGACGATTACCTTGGACCGCACCCAGGCAAAAGAGACCGCCACGCCCCCCGGATTTCACCGTTGTCTGGATATGTCCGTCGCCGAGTTGGGAACCTGCCTTGACGGCATTTCCTATCCGGCCACCAAGCATGATCTGTTGAGCCAGGCCCGCCGCAACGGCGCCAAACCGGACGTCCTGACTTTCCTGCACCTGTTGCCTGAAAGTAAATACCACCAGTTCTACGACATCGCCTTCATGGCCTGGTCGTTTTTGCTGGTTTAA
- a CDS encoding DUF2795 domain-containing protein, translated as MMMIMEKAVVKVKTSGAEALLEPPKMNSVTLEYYLRGLHYPAGKAEIIAHAESSGAPGNVMAFFVNRLPSRQFQSASDISFTVFVSSYMFGQD; from the coding sequence ATGATGATGATTATGGAGAAGGCGGTCGTCAAGGTTAAAACCAGCGGCGCCGAGGCCCTGCTTGAGCCGCCGAAGATGAATTCGGTCACCCTAGAATACTACCTCCGGGGCCTTCATTATCCCGCTGGAAAAGCTGAAATCATCGCCCATGCTGAATCCAGCGGCGCGCCGGGCAATGTCATGGCTTTCTTCGTCAACCGCCTGCCGTCGCGGCAATTCCAGTCGGCATCGGACATCAGCTTCACCGTCTTCGTCAGTTCTTACATGTTCGGCCAGGACTAG
- a CDS encoding two-component regulator propeller domain-containing protein: MIGLTTVTLETSTKAQSDNLYFTQLSVDEGLPHNLVYSIIQDGYGFLWFGTYGGLSRYDGIKFRTYDFNPVDESSLSSNSVYVLFLDSTGRIWVGTDGGGLNLFDPETDGFKRFQFSPDSTSISNNQIRAIAEDKNGNIWIGTAEGLNRLDPTAGAFQRYYSTDDPETVSSNNIFSLLVDSDQNLWVGTSNGLNRYLPDSDSFVRFAHDSQQVDSISDGPVVSLYEDDSGRFWIGSFIGGLDLYIPETNAFKHFRFDPIDNSLSDNTVYAICQDELGMIWIGTANGLNRLDPTTEQFTTYKNKPGDAASLSNNRIRAICQDNSGILWVGTYGGGVCKLDLKRNAFTLFYNVAGDVDSLNNNLVFALLEDGPGSVWVGTDGGGLNLLSSENTFKQYLFKAENLFQTNINSIRALHQSSSGILWIGTLAGLVKFNPTTECYKHYPIGGSLGNSIRTILEDSSGKIWLGTFTGGLALFDPVKEGFTFYTHKPENASSISNNTVYSIVEGDNGTLWVATGDGLNRFDPESGIFYNYKYQKDLPNGLANNQIFDLYKSSDGYLYLATNGGGLSKFDLATQRFETYTMDDGLASNIVYSVIGDDRGNLWLATNRGLTRSTTEEHTFINFTPYAGLKESIFNWGACTKDSEGKIYFGGDYGFVIVEPDLLETNGHIPPVHITDLFVNDIARHFPELVADYSILELKYTENSISIGFTALDYTDPTKNSYRYMLEGFDKTWHFTDYSQPFATYTNLDPGTYVFKVWGSNNDGIWTEISTDLTITIAYPFWQTWWFSLMAGFIVLSIVYSGYRLRVKALSDQRNRLEAKVIERTHELEKQYKKEKALHEELEREVKRRIQFTRALVHELKTPLTPMVSASDALANGLQIPLWHNLAEQLRQGAVSLNHRIDELLDLAKGEIGILTIKAEPTDIKELLEDITAFVSIQAQKQHHTLSLELTEPIPQVSLDRERIWQVILNLLNNAFKFTPDGGKICLHAEVKGEMLVVSVHDNGAGFTLEQQRRLFEPYHQNAYDRERLSGLGIGLALSKILVELHGGTIEVRSIRNKGSHVWFNVPING, from the coding sequence GTGATTGGCTTAACTACTGTCACCCTGGAAACATCTACGAAAGCCCAATCGGATAACCTCTATTTTACACAACTATCGGTAGACGAAGGCTTACCGCATAACCTCGTTTACTCAATTATCCAAGACGGCTATGGTTTCTTGTGGTTTGGCACATACGGAGGCTTGTCCAGGTATGATGGAATCAAATTCCGTACCTATGACTTTAACCCCGTAGATGAGTCTTCTCTATCGAGCAATTCGGTATATGTGCTTTTTCTCGACTCCACCGGCCGAATATGGGTAGGCACCGATGGCGGTGGTTTGAATTTGTTTGATCCAGAGACTGATGGTTTCAAGCGGTTTCAGTTTAGCCCAGACAGTACAAGTATCAGCAATAATCAAATAAGGGCTATTGCTGAGGACAAGAATGGTAATATATGGATTGGAACCGCGGAAGGCCTAAATCGCTTAGATCCAACTGCTGGCGCCTTTCAACGATATTACTCTACTGATGACCCTGAGACTGTTAGCAGTAATAACATTTTTAGTCTTTTAGTCGATAGCGACCAGAATTTATGGGTAGGAACCTCAAATGGCTTAAACCGGTATTTGCCTGACTCAGACTCATTTGTTCGGTTTGCCCATGACTCCCAACAAGTTGATAGCATCAGTGACGGTCCTGTTGTCTCATTATACGAAGATGATTCGGGGAGGTTTTGGATTGGCTCATTTATCGGAGGGCTTGATTTATATATTCCAGAAACGAATGCGTTTAAGCATTTCCGGTTCGATCCGATCGATAATAGCTTAAGCGACAATACCGTGTACGCCATCTGTCAAGATGAACTTGGCATGATTTGGATCGGAACAGCGAACGGATTGAATCGTCTAGATCCAACTACAGAACAATTTACCACGTATAAAAATAAACCCGGCGACGCTGCAAGTCTGAGTAACAACAGAATAAGGGCTATTTGCCAGGATAATAGTGGAATTCTTTGGGTTGGTACGTATGGTGGTGGTGTTTGTAAACTCGATCTGAAAAGAAATGCTTTTACTCTTTTCTACAATGTAGCAGGTGATGTGGATAGCCTCAACAACAATCTGGTTTTTGCATTGCTGGAAGACGGACCTGGGTCTGTCTGGGTTGGAACCGATGGCGGAGGCTTAAATCTGCTGTCATCTGAGAACACCTTCAAACAATACCTCTTTAAGGCTGAAAACTTGTTTCAAACAAATATTAACTCTATAAGAGCTCTACACCAAAGTTCTTCGGGTATCCTATGGATAGGTACGTTAGCTGGACTAGTAAAATTCAATCCGACTACTGAGTGCTATAAACACTATCCAATAGGCGGTTCACTAGGGAATTCAATACGAACAATCCTCGAAGACAGTTCGGGGAAGATTTGGTTGGGAACATTCACCGGGGGGCTAGCCCTGTTCGATCCTGTCAAAGAAGGTTTTACCTTTTATACTCACAAGCCTGAAAACGCAAGTAGTATCAGTAATAATACTGTGTACTCAATCGTCGAAGGTGACAATGGTACGTTGTGGGTAGCTACGGGAGACGGATTAAACAGATTCGATCCCGAATCAGGCATTTTTTACAACTACAAGTACCAAAAGGACCTTCCAAACGGTCTTGCCAATAATCAAATATTCGATTTATATAAATCTAGCGATGGTTACCTATACTTGGCGACTAACGGCGGCGGTTTATCGAAATTCGATCTCGCTACTCAACGCTTTGAGACATACACGATGGATGATGGCCTCGCGAGCAATATCGTTTATAGTGTCATTGGAGATGATCGCGGGAATTTATGGTTGGCAACGAATCGTGGTTTAACACGAAGCACAACTGAGGAACATACGTTTATTAATTTTACTCCCTATGCTGGCTTAAAGGAGAGCATATTCAATTGGGGCGCGTGCACCAAAGACAGCGAAGGAAAAATCTATTTCGGGGGGGACTACGGATTCGTTATCGTCGAACCCGACTTACTCGAAACGAACGGTCACATCCCTCCTGTTCATATTACTGATCTTTTTGTTAATGACATTGCACGACATTTTCCCGAATTAGTGGCCGATTATTCAATATTGGAATTGAAATACACAGAAAACTCCATTTCAATTGGCTTCACAGCGCTTGATTACACTGATCCTACGAAAAATAGCTACCGATATATGCTTGAAGGCTTTGATAAGACCTGGCATTTTACAGACTATAGCCAGCCATTTGCCACTTATACTAACCTAGATCCCGGTACATACGTATTTAAAGTTTGGGGGTCGAACAACGATGGAATATGGACCGAAATCAGCACTGACTTGACCATCACAATTGCCTATCCATTTTGGCAGACGTGGTGGTTTTCATTAATGGCAGGTTTTATTGTTTTGAGCATCGTCTACTCTGGTTACCGACTGAGGGTGAAAGCTCTTTCCGATCAACGTAACCGCTTGGAAGCCAAAGTTATAGAACGCACACACGAACTCGAAAAACAATACAAAAAAGAAAAGGCGCTCCACGAAGAGCTTGAACGAGAAGTAAAACGGCGAATTCAATTTACCCGCGCTTTGGTACATGAACTTAAAACCCCCTTGACTCCAATGGTCTCTGCAAGTGATGCCTTGGCGAATGGACTGCAGATACCACTATGGCATAACTTGGCAGAGCAGCTTAGACAAGGAGCAGTCAGCCTCAACCACAGAATCGATGAACTACTCGATCTAGCGAAGGGAGAAATTGGGATTCTCACCATTAAAGCGGAGCCTACTGACATAAAAGAGTTGCTTGAAGACATTACAGCTTTTGTTTCCATTCAAGCGCAAAAACAGCACCATACGCTGTCACTTGAATTGACCGAACCCATCCCGCAAGTTTCGTTAGATCGAGAACGTATCTGGCAGGTGATCTTGAATCTGTTAAATAACGCATTCAAATTTACACCAGATGGGGGAAAGATTTGCCTTCATGCGGAAGTAAAGGGAGAGATGCTCGTTGTCTCTGTGCATGATAACGGGGCAGGCTTTACATTGGAACAACAGAGAAGGTTATTTGAACCATATCACCAGAATGCCTACGATCGGGAAAGACTGAGCGGTCTTGGAATAGGACTTGCCTTATCGAAGATCCTTGTTGAACTACATGGTGGGACCATCGAGGTACGGAGTATTCGGAACAAAGGTAGCCATGTTTGGTTTAATGTCCCGATTAACGGGTAA
- a CDS encoding response regulator transcription factor, with protein MKILIIEDDQAIIDNVTLILQMGWPTIEIIPARLAGRGLQLIESKKPDLVILDLGLPDMSGFDTLKQIRLFSRIPVLVLTVRGDEKDIVQGLALGADDYIVKPFKQMELLARVKALLRRTSTPEEDIGIKAGCLRFGRSITELLYSGQKLQLTVTEGKIIHHLMRITGQVVTYKSLAETLWGEEYPGARQSLKVYVNHLRKKLDSIGASQAVIQNEAGIGYILITDSPSAY; from the coding sequence ATGAAGATTCTTATCATTGAAGATGATCAGGCAATCATTGACAATGTGACATTGATCCTACAAATGGGCTGGCCGACTATCGAGATCATACCGGCTCGCCTAGCCGGCCGTGGGCTGCAGCTCATTGAAAGCAAGAAACCAGATTTGGTGATCCTGGATCTCGGGCTACCTGATATGAGTGGTTTTGATACACTAAAACAAATTCGATTATTTTCTCGAATACCGGTATTAGTACTCACAGTTCGCGGGGATGAAAAGGACATTGTTCAAGGATTAGCTTTAGGAGCTGATGATTATATTGTCAAACCATTCAAACAGATGGAACTATTAGCACGAGTGAAAGCTTTACTCAGGCGAACTTCAACGCCCGAGGAAGATATAGGAATTAAAGCCGGTTGTTTGAGATTTGGCCGTTCGATTACAGAATTGCTTTATAGTGGCCAAAAGTTGCAATTGACAGTAACTGAAGGAAAGATAATTCATCACTTGATGCGGATAACTGGGCAGGTAGTAACATATAAATCGCTCGCCGAAACTCTTTGGGGCGAAGAATATCCGGGCGCCCGGCAAAGTCTAAAGGTATACGTAAATCACCTAAGAAAAAAACTCGATTCGATCGGTGCTTCCCAAGCGGTAATACAAAATGAAGCTGGCATAGGTTATATCCTTATCACTGATTCGCCTTCTGCATACTAA